A section of the Kluyveromyces lactis strain NRRL Y-1140 chromosome F complete sequence genome encodes:
- the TRS85 gene encoding Trs85p (similar to uniprot|P46944 Saccharomyces cerevisiae YDR108W GSG1 Subunit of TRAPP (transport protein particle) a multi-subunit complex involved in targeting and/or fusion of ER-to-Golgi transport vesicles with their acceptor compartment protein has late meiotic role following DNA replication), with protein sequence MSLQFSYEKYMNLIQYPEHWSNPIPHEISKKVIYNTLSPCICVQSNLELDNHLKDMYNIDSISMLFRYFGDYIQDRDQIPSTTDLKDPGSVSSGRHRSDSLFQRQASECVRFTRSLEDLISIDSEDHILQSTDIDSFLSQYLQNLEPIMNENGTPSKLLKHSIYHRFFITLSSINLSRYHSFHHPVVALLPLDITKGQGYENAREILIHFKNLNNTLENFPEFININDILPVFVLCYDENSREQWESVQALTKSLKKQLFVESVSISLFTPHDNQKSTTLHSPITVSLHEQVFNMSHPTSINIPSRLLTHIYDTISFIVEEMMIPFMHRKLVFWDETVLQPRKSIFQSNKFFRRFISPKSNHPIAHKVNDPQDPAEGDIMFPASSPEFLLRKLADWSFMLSDFKKAYSIYDLLTKDFESYPQYLAPCLEYKTISLLMGAQNIITAKTIKTEVDPLMTRAIEQYKKQDEKHSLRVIHCILTFSDLLLSLSDTWVSSPLAVNYLTYIQKSHLLGPYATVIILERIAYAYEICIDLRVNDHFLPKPDEENKADESEAAENSKKGENGLEVDDMHEWRNENKLIQNNLRSEGLTRFRKYSLYQLVAAKKWVELHKRNQAKWCIYHAAPAYEKLSLSKRPDGLFHRLSMELS encoded by the coding sequence ATGTCGTTACAATTCTCATATGAGAAATATATGAACCTGATACAGTATCCGGAACACTGGTCAAATCCGATACCGCAcgaaatatcaaagaaggtGATATACAATACACTTTCACCATGCATATGTGTTCAAAGCAATCTAGAGCTGGATAATCATTTAAAAGATATGTATAACATTGATTCGATATCGATGCTATTTAGATACTTTGGTGACTATATCCAAGACAGAGATCAAATTCCATCAACTACCGATTTGAAGGACCCTGGATCCGTTTCAAGTGGACGGCACAGATCAGATTCTTTGTTTCAGAGACAGGCTTCGGAGTGTGTACGATTCACCAGATCACTTGAAGATCTTATATCCATTGATTCTGAGGatcatattcttcaatcaaCAGACATTGATAGTTTTCTATCACAATATTTGCAAAATTTAGAACCAATtatgaatgaaaatggCACACCCAGCAAACTTTTAAAACACTCGATATATCACAGATTTTTTATCACTTTATCCTCGATAAACCTTTCGCGATATCATAGTTTCCATCATCCTGTTGTAGCCTTATTGCCATTGGATATTACCAAAGGTCAAGGTTATGAAAATGCAAGAGAAATACTAATACACTTTAAAAACTTGAATAATACCCTAGAAAATTTCCCGGAGTTCATCAATATTAACGACATACTACCAGTTTTTGTGTTATGTTATGATGAAAACTCAAGAGAGCAATGGGAATCAGTGCAGGCTTTGACCAAAAGtttaaagaaacaattatTTGTCGAAAGTGTTTCCATTTCCCTATTCACACCTCACGATAACCAAAAATCAACCACCTTACATTCACCAATTACGGTCTCCTTACATGAGCAGGTTTTTAACATGTCTCATCCAACATCCATTAACATACCTTCGCGGTTACTGACACATATTTACGACACAATATCATTCATAGTGGAGGAAATGATGATTCCTTTCATGCATCGGAAATTGGTGTTCTGGGATGAAACCGTTTTGCAGCCTAGAAAATCCATATTTCAGAGCAATAAATTCTTCCGCAGGTTTATTTCTCCGAAATCGAACCATCCAATAGCGCATAAAGTTAATGACCCTCAGGATCCAGCTGAAGGTGATATTATGTTCCCTGCTTCATCTCCAGAATTTCTGTTACGGAAGCTCGCAGATTGGTCATTCATGCTATCTGACTTCAAAAAAGCATATTCCATCTATGATTTGCTCACAAAAGACTTTGAATCGTATCCCCAATATTTGGCACCTTGCCTCGAATATAAAACAATTTCGTTATTAATGGGTGCTCAAAATATAATTACGGCAAAGACTATCAAGACCGAAGTGGACCCTTTGATGACCAGAGCCATAGAACAATACAAAAAACAGGACGAAAAGCACTCGCTTCGGGTAATTCATTGCATCCTAACGTTTTCAGAtttgttattatcattaaGTGATACCTGGGTTTCCTCCCCGCTAGCTGTTAATTATTTGACGTATATTCAAAAATCACATCTCTTAGGTCCATATGCAACCGTAATAATATTGGAACGGATAGCCTATGCTTATGAAATTTGCATCGATTTAAGAGTTAATGATCATTTCCTTCCTAAAccagatgaagaaaacaaagCGGATGAATCTGAAGCTGCTGAGAATTCTAAAAAGGGAGAAAATGGACTTGAAGTGGATGATATGCATGAATGGAGAAATGAGAACAAGCTGATCCAAAACAACCTAAGGTCAGAGGGGCTAACTCGGTTTAGAAAGTACTCTTTGTATCAATTGGTTGCTGCTAAAAAATGGGTAGAACTACATAAAAGGAATCAAGCTAAGTGGTGCATTTATCATGCTGCTCCTGCATACGAAAAACTAAGTCTTTCTAAAAGGCCCGATGGCCTTTTCCATAGACTGTCTATGGAGTTGTCATAA
- the RAX2 gene encoding Rax2p (similar to uniprot|Q12465 Saccharomyces cerevisiae YLR084C RAX2 N-glycosylated protein involved in the maintenance of bud site selection during bipolar budding localization requires Rax1p), which produces MFSINPLIYVLLVLAGMVRGSQLSNIEKLLNISRYEAPNWDSPDLTYMNNFEELTVISYTGQQNFTVQANESSLLYYSNDTFVKLFETSPETTVTMIVPLFEDSFILSGTGQINGVALEQQILLNLTSLTTSPIFPSAVENVMDILTVNETVIFVGNFSMSVSNETGHGAVLWDVVANTTELFPFKGFGENSIVNSVVKLNSDNILFAGSFQEIQNASLLQEFGNATNSSHEDLTSLQFDQSVPLKLSSITGENVQSDILLCPSGGQNGWSASEAVQSTLQFDLKNEIHPSKVRIYNSVEENSEISLFRIITGPSNGIMNLTYLDPASGELKQCDAWCPLLSIEDLTQISQNSTAAPKSVGINNNSTNLKWSESYQEFAFVNDIPVTMLQFVALASYGSNAALHSIEIFETEFMVYANNSYNEPNCESVTEYSKAELSSDNWYTTDESDTYISTNIDDNIPYVTFHPNITYPGRYTFNIYTPGCLQDNSCSKRGIVNVTMIDRSINEVLASVLIYQTNNEDKFDPLYTGSLGSAPEIIVTWDKAIGESDSVMVVDRLGVITEYIDTISISSNDTTFHLNGLFQYNTANVTASIFSTNDTFNDYALYNFPLDANLYAASLNNDILIGGNFNGIAKVELNDEALISSSQKLGTSGYTTGIFEYSNGLLLSGTYQVENDSRHEILSYDGNAFNSFGQLDEPIDRIVNFTIDGHELLLFDNAYIFNVSANMYVSNSSTFEITGQSAGINSGNDSLLFGSFLKRSVGELNGLASLSSDGQVSSPTLPELPTDVQPYKAAYINDTSAAYALQEGSTDNVQHRVLITNTNSSSHMLQIQWSAPINAFLYDNVPNILAIGTNGSNSSSQYDVQFSILNLTGYENVARVNFSTNERVNSMVSFSSNNSILVGGSYEIDNCNDLCLYNYQTKEWTSFLNDSITGDIRQMQFADEGKTLLVGGLIKTNNESNIQLLSVEVGSNIFSTVKSGTEPLLSFVPIDDSTDNIIAQMNSEILRLESGTWSSFGPQLNNDSIVSGFKVLSGTESKKRDEGSHIVLLEGTLNSSEWGNLTSVVYDGSTQKWQPYFVISDPKEQESLPSSSFFQNVNDLYLSSSQTVLQSNNSDTSASSTPTPSTTSSSHSTKDKKIDRGFIVLIGLALALATVAVIGLIGALICYFFINNNGYESLKPRINQDEMLDTVPPEKLMKFI; this is translated from the coding sequence ATGTTCTCAATAAATCCCCTGATATATGTGTTGCTCGTCCTGGCTGGAATGGTAAGAGGCAGTCAGCTGTCaaacattgaaaagttgTTGAATATCTCACGTTATGAGGCACCCAATTGGGATTCCCCTGATTTGACGTACATGAATAATTTTGAGGAACTGACAGTGATATCCTATACAGGCCAACAAAATTTCACTGTTCAAGCCAATGAGTCGTCATTATTATACTATAGCAATGATACATTTGTTaaattgtttgaaacaTCGCCAGAGACCACTGTAACCATGATTGTTCCTTTGTTTGAGGATTCATTCATTTTGTCGGGAACAGGTCAAATTAATGGAGTTGCTTTGGAACAGCAAATATTATTAAATTTAACCAGCTTGACCACATCACCAATATTCCCTAGTGCAGTCGAGAATGTAATGGACATTCTGACCGTCAATGAAACTGTCATATTTGTTGGTAACTTTTCTATGTCAGTCTCCAACGAGACAGGACATGGGGCTGTATTATGGGATGTTGTCGCAAACACCACTGAATTATTTCCTTTCAAAGGATTTGGTGAAAATTCAATCGTTAATTCAGTCGTGAAATTAAACTCCGATAATATATTGTTCGCTGGTAGTTTCCAAGAGATTCAAAACGCATCGCTTTTACAAGAGTTTGGCAATGCGACCAATTCATCTCATGAAGATTTGACGTCCCTACAATTCGATCAATCAGTACCtttgaaactttcatcTATCACCGGAGAAAATGTTCAATCAGATATTCTTCTGTGTCCCTCTGGTGGGCAAAATGGTTGGTCTGCATCTGAAGCCGTTCAATCCACTTTGCAATtcgatttgaaaaatgagATCCACCCATCCAAGGTAAGAATATATAATTCTGTGGAAGAAAATTCTGAAATTTCCCTGTTCAGAATTATTACCGGTCCTTCCAATGGTATCATGAATTTGACGTATTTGGATCCTGCATCAGGAGAGCTGAAACAGTGCGATGCATGGTGTCCATTACTATCGATAGAAGATTTGACACAGATAAGCCAAAACTCCACTGCAGCTCCAAAGTCAGTGGGCATCAATAACAATAGTACCAATTTGAAATGGTCAGAATCCTATCAGGAGTTTGCTTTTGTTAATGACATACCTGTTACCATGTTACAGTTTGTAGCTCTAGCGTCCTATGGAAGTAATGCCGCGTTGCATTCTATTGAGATATTCGAAACGGAATTTATGGTGTACGCCAATAATAGTTATAATGAACCAAACTGCGAATCAGTTACGGAATATTCAAAGGCAGAGCTATCCTCTGATAACTGGTACACCACTGACGAATCTGATACCTATATATCAACTAACATCGACGATAATATCCCTTATGTCACCTTCCACCCCAACATTACTTATCCAGGAAGATACACTTTCAATATCTACACACCAGGCTGTCTACAAGACAATTCTTGCTCTAAAAGAGGTATCGTAAATGTCACTATGATTGATCGTTCTATAAATGAAGTGCTGGCCAGTGTATTGATTTATCAGACCAACAATGAGGATAAATTCGACCCTCTGTATACAGGTTCATTAGGAAGCGCACCGGAAATAATTGTAACCTGGGATAAAGCGATTGGTGAAAGCGATTCAGTCATGGTGGTTGACCGCTTGGGTGTTATTACTGAGTATATTGACACCATAAGTATCAGCAGCAATGATACAACCTTTCATCTCAACGGTTTGTTCCAATACAACACTGCAAATGTGACAGCATCAATTTTCAGCACGAATGATACATTTAATGATTATGCTCTTTATAATTTCCCGCTCGATGCCAATCTTTATGCTGCCTCCTTGAATAACGATATTTTGATCGGAGGCAATTTCAATGGGATTGCTAAAGTGGAACTCAACGATGAAGCATTGATTTCTTCCTCTCAAAAACTAGGAACGTCTGGATATACTACTGGTATCTTTGAGTACTCAAATGGTTTATTATTATCGGGTACCTACCAAGTAGAGAATGACAGTCGGCATGAAATTTTGAGCTATGATGGTAATGCCTTCAATAGCTTTGGCCAATTAGATGAGCCCATCGACAGGATCGTGAACTTTACCATTGATGGGCATGAGCTTTTGCTCTTCGACAACGCCTATATTTTCAACGTGTCTGCAAATATGTATGTTTCCAACTCCTCCACGTTTGAAATAACTGGACAGTCGGCTGGGATTAATTCTGGTAACGACTCTTTATTATTTGGCTCCTTTTTGAAAAGGTCTGTCGGTGAACTCAATGGACTGGCATCCCTGTCATCTGATGGACAAGTATCATCACCTACTTTACCTGAGCTACCAACAGATGTTCAACCTTACAAGGCGGCGTATATTAATGATACTTCAGCTGCTTATGCCTTACAAGAAGGCTCAACTGACAATGTTCAACATAGGGTATTAATTACCAACACAAATTCCTCCTCGCATATGCTACAGATTCAATGGTCTGCTCCAATTAACGCCTTTTTATATGATAATGTACCGAATATTTTGGCTATTGGTACCAATGGAAGCAATTCTTCAAGCCAATATGATGTTCAATTTAGCATACTGAACTTGACCGGTTACGAAAACGTTGCTCGAGTTAACTTTTCAACCAATGAACGTGTAAATTCTATGGTTTCTTTTAGTTCTAATAATAGTATTCTAGTCGGTGGATCATACGAGATAGACAATTGCAATGACTTGTGTCTATATAACTACCAAACTAAAGAATGGACTAGCTTCTTAAATGATTCAATCACTGGCGATATAAGACAAATGCAGTTTGCGGACGAAGGGAAAACCCTTCTAGTTGGTGGTTTAATTAAGACTAACAACGAGTCTAATATACAACTTCTTTCTGTGGAAGTGGGTAGCAACATATTTTCGACGGTAAAATCTGGTACGGAACCTCTACTGTCATTTGTTCCTATCGATGATTCTACCGACAATATCATTGCTCAAATGAATAGTGAAATACTCCGATTAGAAAGTGGGACCTGGAGTTCATTTGGGCCCCAATTGAACAATGACTCTATTGTTTCTGGTTTTAAAGTGCTATCTGGTACTGAATCTAAAAAGAGAGATGAAGGGTCTCATATCGTCCTCTTGGAAGGAACTTTGAACTCATCAGAATGGGGCAATCTGACCTCTGTAGTTTATGATGGTTCAACACAAAAATGGCAACCATATTTCGTAATTTCTGACCCAAAAGAGCAGGAGAGCCTACCAAGTAGTtcatttttccaaaatgtTAACGATCtatatctttcttcttcacaaACCGTGCTACAGAGCAACAATTCTGACACATCTGCTTCATCCACCCCAACACCATCTACAACCAGCTCATCGCATTCCacaaaagataaaaaaatagaCAGAGGATTCATCGTGTTGATAGGTTTGGCTTTAGCATTAGCTACCGTTGCTGTAATTGGCCTAATTGGTGCGCTAATTTGCTACTTCTTTATCAATAATAACGGCTATGAATCCCTCAAACCAAGAATCAACCAAGACGAGATGTTAGATACCGTTCCTCCTGAGAAGCTAATGAAATTCATTTAA
- the ARP6 gene encoding Arp6p (similar to uniprot|Q12509 Saccharomyces cerevisiae YLR085C ARP6 Nuclear actin-related protein involved in chromatin remodeling component of chromatin-remodeling enzyme complexes) — protein MSEPVLVIDNGSYEIKFGESGWDQPLRALNCLTKDKYSRFHLSNQTKKMRDISQALIRRPHELGQLVSWELESEVWDYCFYNEDDFHWNLTHDNDTKDHHLVVSETLMTIPELSKNMDQVIFEEYDFKSMFKGPVAQYIPFYQGQYQDDAMTAAEDKKTSSYKDFQLVIDSGFNCTWAVPIIKGVPYYKAIKKLDIGGRFLTGLLQETISFRHYNVMEETILVNNIKEQCTFVPPESYFSSFHNKMNTKVEYVLPDFQTSFLGYVKKPGKEKLTDDAQTLLLTDEVFSVPETFFHPEIAQILKPGIVETILECINMCPEVVRPLLVANIVCTGGNFNIPNFHERLQTELQRQCPIDWSCKVHSPQEKDKSLHGWESMKDFANSDQFRSARVTREEYLEHGLDWCTKNRFGYQQWL, from the coding sequence ATGAGTGAGCCTGTATTGGTGATCGATAACGGATCGtatgaaatcaaatttggTGAGAGTGGATGGGATCAGCCACTGCGAGCGTTAAACTGCTTAACCAAGGACAAATACTCTCGCTTCCACCTTTCAAATCAAACGAAGAAAATGCGGGATATATCGCAGGCTTTAATAAGAAGGCCTCACGAATTGGGTCAACTTGTATCATGGGAATTAGAAAGTGAAGTATGGGATTACTGTTTTTACAACGAGGACGACTTCCATTGGAACTTGACACACGACAATGACACTAAAGATCATCATTTAGTAGTAAGTGAGACGCTCATGACGATACCAGAGCTTTCGAAAAACATGGACCAGGTAATATTCGAAGAATatgatttcaaatctaTGTTCAAAGGACCTGTAGCACAATATATTCCTTTTTACCAGGGTCAATATCAAGATGACGCAATGACCGCTGCTGAAGACAAGAAAACTAGTTCATACAAGGACTTCCAATTAGTTATAGACTCGGGGTTTAACTGCACATGGGCTGTTCCTATAATAAAGGGAGTACCGTATTACAAAGCTATCAAGAAACTCGACATCGGTGGCAGATTTTTAACAGGCCTATTACAGGAAACCATTTCGTTTAGGCATTACAATGTGATGGAAGAGACAATACTTGTAAATAACATCAAGGAGCAATGTACTTTTGTTCCCCCTGaatcatatttttcaagtttcCACAACAAAATGAACACAAAGGTCGAGTATGTACTACCGGACTTCCAAACGAGTTTCTTGGGGTACGTTAAGAAACCAGGTAAAGAAAAGCTCACGGATGATGCACAGACCTTATTACTCACAGATGAAGTCTTCTCGGTACCAGAAACGTTCTTTCATCCTGAAATTGCACAGATTTTAAAACCAGGAATCGTCGAAACAATTCTAGAATGCATCAACATGTGTCCCGAAGTCGTCAGACCATTACTTGTTGCCAATATAGTATGCACCGGAGGCAATTTTAACATTCCAAACTTCCACGAGCGATTACAAACAGAATTACAAAGACAATGTCCGATAGACTGGAGCTGCAAAGTACATTCACCCCAGGAAAAGGACAAATCTCTACACGGATGGGAAAGCATGAAAGACTTTGCCAACTCGGATCAGTTCCGCTCAGCAAGGGTCacaagagaagaatatCTAGAACACGGGCTCGATTGGTGCACCAAGAACAGATTTGGCTACCAACAGTGGTTGTAA
- a CDS encoding putative phosphotransferase (similar to uniprot|Q04585 Saccharomyces cerevisiae YDR109C Hypothetical ORF) — MFGSRKSHSSLSISQQRLLSHSMSGLSLQNERKMVYYVGVDVGTGSARACVIDNLGNILSLAERPIQRHELKPNYITQSSQEIWNAICYCVKNVVRDSGVDPRTIHGIGFDATCSLVVVDNNNEDVGVGPDFTDNLQNIILWMDHRAIEETEEINATGDKCLKYVGGQMSVEMEIPKIKWLKNNIPEKKFAQCKFFDLADYLTFKATGSEIRSYCSTVCKQGLLPLGVEGSKNGWSKEFLQEIGLEELIADDFAKLGGSVTETTFLSAGECIGTLTEESAAELGLSTHCVVGSGVIDAYAGWVGTVAARTDVEIPALVKSDEVKHGIDRATGRLAAVAGTSTCHIAMSKDPIFVKGVWGPYRDVMAPGFWLAEGGQSCTGALLAHVLTTHPAYAELSQLSDAANVSKFDYLNSRLELLAQQRKASSVVALAKHLFFYGDYHGNRSPIADPSMRAAIIGQSMDNSIDDLSIMYLGACEFIAQQTRQIVEQMCNSGHELAAIFMSGGQCRNGLLMRLLADCTGLPIVIPRYIDAAVVFGSALLGAVASESFNACAKLEETASDPATTSNKDVSIRRKSSLSRKDAGIIGDGSRSRSGSAASGLGHGGGNTLKPLTSFAKAQKKTNDLKFADMPSPYTAPSATSSTAQISTTGGYPFPVMASNEEAIIDEMEEENEDESLLTFDAKTEKSKEAATSAANHNNAKVLRDVTKDKLWEVMYNMTGGGKVVWPTEEDAPDRLLLNAKYKIFLDMAATQQKYRKLVDEVK, encoded by the coding sequence ATGTTTGGTTCGAGAAAGTCACATTCTTCGTTGTCTATCTCGCAACAGAGATTGCTTTCCCACTCTATGAGTGGGTTATCGCTTCAAAATGAGCGTAAAATGGTTTACTATGTAGGTGTTGACGTTGGTACAGGATCAGCGCGTGCCTGTGTGATCGATAATTTGGGGAATATTCTTTCGCTAGCTGAGAGGCCAATTCAAAGGCACGAGTTGAAACCAAACTATATCACTCAATCGTCTCAAGAGATCTGGAATGCGATCTGTTACTGTGTTAAGAACGTTGTCAGAGACTCTGGCGTCGATCCTAGAACTATTCATGGGATTGGGTTCGACGCGACTTGTTCGTTAGTCGTTGTTGATAATAACAACGAGGACGTCGGTGTTGGTCCTGATTTTACTGACAACTTACAAAATATAATCTTGTGGATGGATCACAGAGCTATCGAAGAGACCGAGGAGATTAATGCCACTGGTGATAAATGTTTGAAGTACGTAGGTGGCCAAATGAGtgttgaaatggaaattccaaagatcaaatgGTTGAAAAACAACATTCCGGAGAAGAAGTTTGCTCAGTGCAAATTCTTCGATTTGGCTGACTACTTAACTTTCAAAGCTACCGGGTCAGAGATCAGATCCTACTGTTCTACCGTTTGTAAGCAAGGTCTATTGCCACTTGGAGTAGAAGGATCTAAGAACGGTTGGTCTAAAGAGTTCTTACAAGAAATAGGATTGGAAGAGTTGATTGCAGATGATTTTGCCAAGCTTGGTGGTTCAGTAACAGAAACCACTTTCCTGTCCGCTGGTGAATGTATCGGTACATTGACGGAGGAATCTGCTGCTGAATTAGGTTTGAGTACTCATTGTGTCGTCGGTTCAGGTGTTATCGATGCATATGCCGGGTGGGTCGGAACAGTGGCCGCCCGTACCGACGTTGAAATCCCAGCTTTGGTCAAATCCGATGAAGTGAAGCATGGAATTGACCGTGCCACAGGCCGTTTGGCTGCCGTAGCTGGTACTTCGACATGTCATATTGCCATGTCAAAGGACCCAATATTTGTTAAAGGTGTTTGGGGACCTTACAGAGATGTTATGGCTCCTGGGTTTTGGTTAGCTGAGGGTGGTCAATCATGCACAGGTGCATTATTAGCCCACGTTTTAACTACCCATCCAGCATACGCCGAGCTTTCTCAACTTTCAGATGCAGCAAACGTCTCTAAGTTCGATTATTTAAATTCAAGATTAGAGCTATTGGCTCAACAGCGCAAAGCTAGCTCCGTTGTTGCATTGGCCAAGCATCTATTCTTTTACGGTGATTATCATGGGAATAGATCTCCAATCGCTGATCCATCTATGCGTGCCGCTATCATTGGTCAATCTATGGACAACTCTATCGATGATCTATCCATAATGTATTTGGGAGCTTGTGAATTCATTGCACAACAAACGAGACAAATTGTCGAGCAAATGTGTAATTCAGGACATGAATTAGCTGCCATCTTCATGTCAGGAGGACAATGCAGAAATGGGTTATTAATGAGATTGTTGGCAGACTGTACCGGTTTACCAATTGTGATTCCAAGGTACATCGACGCCGCTGTCGTATTTGGTTCTGCCTTACTAGGGGCAGTGGCAAGCGAGTCCTTTAATGCATGTGCTAAACTTGAAGAGACAGCATCCGACCCTGCAACAACTTCAAATAAGGACGTCTCCATTCGTCGTAAGAGTTCTTTGAGCAGAAAGGATGCTGGTATTATAGGAGATGGATCCAGATCACGTTCTGGGTCAGCTGCATCAGGGTTAGGACACGGTGGTGGCAATACCCTCAAACCATTAACTAGTTTCGCAAAGGCacagaagaagacaaaCGACTTGAAATTTGCTGACATGCCAAGTCCTTACACTGCTCCTTCTGCAACATCATCCACTGCACAAATTTCTACCACTGGGGGTTATCCATTCCCTGTGATGGCCAGTAATGAGGAGGCAATCATCGATGAAATGGAAGAGGAAAATGAAGACGAATCGCTGTTGACATTTGACGctaaaactgaaaagtCTAAGGAGGCTGCTACTTCTGCGGCAAATCACAACAATGCCAAAGTCCTTCGTGATGTAACCAAGGACAAGTTATGGGAAGTTATGTACAATATGACGGGAGGTGGTAAGGTTGTGTGGCCAACTGAAGAGGATGCTCCAGATAGACTTTTGTTAAACGCCAAGTACAAGATTTTCTTGGACATGGCGGCTACTCAACAGAAGTACAGAAAACTCGTCGATGAAGTTAAATGA
- a CDS encoding transcription activator GCR1-like domain-containing protein (some similarities with uniprot|Q74ZV5 Ashbya gossypii AGR094W AGR094Wp) yields the protein MRTEQFSQLPQPIKKELEVTKFQSSKADPTSPIDSSDTLRIQQRQRHTQQDNLLNQEHFQGNTSVHYIPPSQYFMASENLSLHYNVQNLIAENQQLREYVNYLKQNLQYLFENPHLLKKSDTKLDAKPTKEYLSNSNTQDQAISTSISPLNSAKNIPSSGLSTSMEQLMDNMITYPFTFNHVTYPKSQLSQSVPSNATNSSKFDHATTSAYSKNSSGLDIAFNIAYEENTENLPRRMNTDTDHPQQLNINKQAKTMHAKKIGVASVSKGQQFKPPLSEDGKNYLVTDDGSLSIVMKNDLDSVYSIYNEFMQSLKPQIDSFVQDHGRSKLAKFQKKRTFQKRKAFCSFVETIVNSTSFTSEEILDIIDGIRAQNDHSVIWVCNNLNQLKMDLLKQRPDLAR from the coding sequence ATGAGAACAGAACAGTTTAGTCAATTGCCCCAGCCTATTAAAAAAGAACTCGAAGTCACAAAGTTCCAATCGTCAAAGGCGGATCCTACATCACCTATCGACTCAAGTGATACGTTAAGAATTCAACAACGTCAGCGACACACTCAACAAGATAATTTATTAAACCAAGAACATTTTCAAGGTAACACAAGTGTTCACTATATTCCTCCATCTCAGTATTTCATGGCATCAGAAAATTTATCTCTTCATTATAATGTACAAAATCTAATTGCAGAGAACCAGCAGTTAAGGGAATACGTTAATTACCTAAAACAAAACTTGCAGtatctctttgaaaaccCACACCTGTTGAAAAAAAGCGATACAAAGCTAGATGCCAAACCAACGAAAGAATACCTCTCAAACTCAAATACTCAAGATCAGGCCATTTCTACTTCTATCTCTCCTCTTAATTCGGCAAAAAATATACCATCTTCTGGTCTATCCACCTCCATGGAGCAATTGATGGATAATATGATCACTTATCCCTTTACATTCAATCATGTTACTTATCCAAAAAGCCAACTCTCACAGTCGGTTCCATCTAACGCTACGAATTCTTCTAAATTCGACCATGCCACCACTAGTGCTTACAGCAAAAATTCATCTGGACTGGATATTGCATTTAACATAGCGTATGAAGAGAATACTGAGAATCTCCCTCGTCGTATGAATACGGATACTGATCACCCTCAGCAACTTAACATAAACAAACAAGCTAAAACAATGCATGCTAAAAAAATTGGTGTTGCTTCGGTGTCAAAGGGTCAACAGTTCAAACCACCTTTAAGTGAAGATGGCAAGAATTATCTCGTGACTGATGATGGTAGCTTGAGTATCGTAATGAAGAACGACCTGGACTCAGTGTATTCGATATATAACGAATTCATGCAATCATTGAAACCTCAAATTGACTCGTTTGTTCAAGACCATGGGAGATCGAAATTGGCAAagttccaaaagaaaaggacTTTCCAAAAACGCAAAGCTTTTTGCTCATTCGTTGAAACAATTGTGAATTCTACCAGTTTTACTTCTGAGGAAATTTTGGATATCATAGATGGCATAAGAGCTCAAAATGATCATTCTGTTATTTGGGTGTGTAATAATTTGAATCAGCTGAAGATGGACCTGCTCAAACAACGACCAGATCTGGCAAGATAA